The genomic window CGGCTTAAAATAATGCGCCTTAATCAATACATCGCTCATCACAGCACCTATTCGCGCAGAGAAGCGGACAAACTCATACAAGAAGGGCGCGTAAGAGTTGGGCGCGTAAGGGCAGATTCACACTATGTGCTAAAAGAGGGTGAAAATGTATTTATAGATAGTAAAAAGCTCGTGCCAAAGGAGCATTTTACCTGTATCGTGTATCATAAGCCAAAGGGCGAACTCGTCAGTAAAAGCGATACGCGTGGCAGACGCGTGATATACGAGAGCTTAGGGGAAAAATTTAAGCACTTTACTTATGTGGGGCGATTAGACTTTGCAAGTGAGGGTTTGCTTATTCTCACAGATAGTGTGCCTGTGGCAAAAGCCCTTATGGAATCTCCCCTAGAGCGAAGCTATATTGTTAAGATTAATGCCCCAATCACCCAAGAAATAATAAAGGCTATGGAAGAAGGTTTTTCGTGTGAGAATGCGCGCACTGGTGGGCATAGCAAAAGCAATATTACGAGTATGGACTTCGCACCCTTTTCATCTTATAAGATTCTAAAAAATAATCCCAAACATAGTCGCATTAAAGTGAGTATCACGGAGGGAAAAAACCGCGAGTTGCGACGATTTTTTGGTGCATTTGGCGTGGAGGTGCTAGACCTACGTCGCATAAGCTATGGCTTCGTGAATCTCAATGCACTCCCTTGTGGCAAGAAGCGATTTTTTACCAAAGATGAATATAAACATCTACATACATTTTTGCACGAGAATAATGTAAGCACTGCGGGTAAAAACTACAATAAAACTAAAACAAATCAAAGCTAAATTCTAATAAATGCAATTTTTTGGATATTTTTACATTTTTATAGAATCCCTTACGCATTTTTGTGCCTTTGTTTGCAAAAATATAAATTTACATATTGTATTTTAAAAATTTTGTGATATAATCTCGGCTCTTTGTGCTTAAATTTATATCAAACACATATAATTTAGCAAGAAGTGCAAATCTTTAAGGAACGCGAGTGATAAGCTTAAAAGGCATTCATAAAACTTACCCCAATGGATTTGTTGCCCTTAAAAATATTGATTTGGAAGTATCAAAGGGCGATATAATGGGGATTATCGGCTATTCTGGTGCGGGGAAAAGCACACTTATACGCATTATTAATCGCCTTGAAGAGCCTACAAGTGGAACATTATCTATTGATAGCGTAGATATGCTTACACTCAAAGAAAAAGAACTACAAAAACAAAGACAAAAGATAGGTATGATTTTTCAACATTTCAATCTTTTGAGTGCAAAAAATGTCTTTGATAATGTCGCTTTTGCTTTGCATATTGCCAAATGGGACAAAAAGGCTATAAAGCCGCGTGTTGATGAGCTTTTGGAGCTTGTGGGTTTAAGTGAGCGAGCCAACTTTTATCCGAGCCAATTAAGTGGTGGACAAAAACAGAGGGTAGCGATAGCAAGGGCATTAGCCAATCACCCTAAAGTGCTACTTTGTGATGAAGCTACAAGTGCACTTGATACAAAAACGACACAATCCATTCTCGCATTATTGCGTGAGATACAACAAAAACTAGGTTTGAGCGTGGTGCTTATTACGCATCAAATTGAAGTTGTGCGCGAAATTTGTAACAAAATGTGCGTAATGAGTGATGGTGAGATTGTAGAGAGGGGCAATGTGAGCGAGGTATTTGCTGCACCCAAACATCA from Helicobacter typhlonius includes these protein-coding regions:
- a CDS encoding methionine ABC transporter ATP-binding protein, whose translation is MISLKGIHKTYPNGFVALKNIDLEVSKGDIMGIIGYSGAGKSTLIRIINRLEEPTSGTLSIDSVDMLTLKEKELQKQRQKIGMIFQHFNLLSAKNVFDNVAFALHIAKWDKKAIKPRVDELLELVGLSERANFYPSQLSGGQKQRVAIARALANHPKVLLCDEATSALDTKTTQSILALLREIQQKLGLSVVLITHQIEVVREICNKMCVMSDGEIVERGNVSEVFAAPKHHITRELISFLPQDEEHIISHLEDLHNVYRVIFTGPYAQSPLVSQMIRKFDIDVNILSGHIDEFATSKIGHLVLKIVASDSKKDEALAWLKGQGVSIIDIESSKDSKHTLESILINTQDSVSVAQQGGGNA
- a CDS encoding pseudouridine synthase; the protein is MRLNQYIAHHSTYSRREADKLIQEGRVRVGRVRADSHYVLKEGENVFIDSKKLVPKEHFTCIVYHKPKGELVSKSDTRGRRVIYESLGEKFKHFTYVGRLDFASEGLLILTDSVPVAKALMESPLERSYIVKINAPITQEIIKAMEEGFSCENARTGGHSKSNITSMDFAPFSSYKILKNNPKHSRIKVSITEGKNRELRRFFGAFGVEVLDLRRISYGFVNLNALPCGKKRFFTKDEYKHLHTFLHENNVSTAGKNYNKTKTNQS